One genomic segment of Candidatus Epulonipiscium sp. includes these proteins:
- the msrA gene encoding peptide-methionine (S)-S-oxide reductase MsrA, whose protein sequence is MKEIILAGGCFWGVEEFFSRIDGVEETKVGYANGELENPSYEQVKTQMTGYAEVVHIQYDEEKVNLETILERFWGVIDPTVENRQGPDIGSQYRTGIFYTDEKDEKVILKSKEEEQEKYLKPIVTQVEPLKKFYLAEEYHQRYLKKNPNGYCHIKM, encoded by the coding sequence ATGAAAGAAATCATTTTAGCAGGTGGATGCTTTTGGGGAGTTGAAGAATTTTTTTCAAGGATTGATGGGGTAGAGGAAACTAAGGTAGGATATGCCAACGGAGAATTGGAAAACCCATCCTATGAACAGGTCAAAACTCAAATGACAGGATATGCAGAAGTAGTACATATTCAATATGACGAAGAAAAGGTAAATCTCGAAACCATCCTAGAAAGGTTTTGGGGTGTAATAGATCCTACAGTTGAAAACCGACAAGGACCTGATATAGGTTCACAGTATAGGACGGGCATTTTTTATACCGATGAAAAAGATGAAAAGGTGATACTTAAATCTAAGGAGGAAGAACAGGAAAAATATTTAAAGCCGATTGTTACTCAGGTGGAACCGTTGAAAAAGTTCTATTTGGCAGAGGAATATCATCAAAGGTATTTGAAGAAAAATCCAAATGGGTATTGTCATATCAAAATGTAG
- a CDS encoding diaminopimelate dehydrogenase has product MRDKIRDKIRVGIIGYGNLGKGVRLALSQNPDMELVAVFTRRNPKSIILENCNVPVLHIDSAKDYKDKIDVMVLCGGSATDLPKQTPMFASLFNVVDSFDNHGKIPEHFNIVDKASKKGNKVSAISIGWDPGLFSMNRMLAEAILPEGKNYTFWGRGVSQGHSDAIRRIPGVKNAVQYTIPVEEALEEVRTGSNPNLITKQKHLRECFVVIEEGVDKIDIENSIKTMPDYFAEYNTVVYFISEEELREKHSKIPHGGFVIRSGKTGSNNNNHIIEFSIKLDSNPEFTSSVLVAYARAVYKLNKEGQKGARTVFDIPLSYLSPKSAEELREELL; this is encoded by the coding sequence ATGAGGGATAAAATAAGGGATAAAATAAGGGTTGGTATTATAGGGTATGGTAATTTGGGAAAAGGTGTAAGATTAGCTTTAAGTCAAAACCCTGATATGGAATTAGTGGCTGTGTTTACAAGGAGAAATCCAAAGAGTATTATTTTGGAGAACTGCAATGTACCCGTATTACATATAGATAGCGCAAAAGATTATAAAGATAAAATTGATGTTATGGTACTTTGCGGAGGCTCGGCCACCGATTTACCCAAACAAACACCCATGTTTGCCAGCTTATTTAATGTAGTGGATAGTTTTGATAACCATGGTAAGATACCGGAACATTTTAACATAGTTGATAAAGCATCAAAAAAAGGAAATAAAGTAAGTGCGATTTCTATCGGATGGGATCCTGGTTTGTTTTCGATGAATCGTATGTTAGCAGAGGCAATACTGCCGGAAGGCAAAAACTATACTTTTTGGGGAAGAGGAGTAAGCCAGGGACATTCAGATGCCATTAGGCGAATTCCTGGGGTTAAAAATGCTGTTCAATATACTATCCCTGTAGAAGAAGCCCTAGAGGAAGTGAGGACAGGCTCTAACCCCAATTTGATAACAAAACAGAAGCATCTTAGAGAATGTTTTGTTGTAATAGAAGAAGGCGTAGATAAAATTGATATCGAGAATTCAATTAAAACAATGCCTGATTATTTTGCAGAATATAATACAGTTGTATATTTTATATCAGAGGAGGAACTGAGGGAAAAGCACTCTAAAATTCCCCACGGTGGTTTTGTGATTAGAAGTGGAAAAACTGGAAGTAACAACAATAATCATATTATTGAGTTTTCTATAAAATTAGATAGCAACCCCGAATTTACATCCAGTGTATTAGTTGCATATGCCCGTGCCGTATATAAATTAAACAAAGAAGGACAAAAGGGGGCAAGGACCGTATTTGATATTCCACTTTCATACTTATCCCCAAAATCCGCAGAAGAGTTAAGGGAGGAACTGCTCTAA
- the queG gene encoding tRNA epoxyqueuosine(34) reductase QueG — protein MKNNLKRFCLSIGIECVGIASSGPYYDLKKILEKRVEVGYNTEFENKELQKRICPSLTLEGAKSVIVCLFPYYVGNREDANISKYTYGLDYHKIVEGKLKQIGIFLDNIIENFEYKAYVDSGPLVDRYLAYKAGLGFYGVNSHLITDKYGSYVFIGYIINNYPFKPDEPMEKTCIQCRRCIKACPGSAIPGDFTINPFKCRSYISQKKVELSERDKEILKKDKLLFGCDICQDVCPHNKSISMTNMDEFKDNLLTFLSYDEISNISNKEFMRRYKDRAFSWRGKKTILRNFEIIDRNPH, from the coding sequence ATGAAAAACAATCTTAAAAGATTTTGCTTATCCATAGGAATTGAGTGTGTAGGGATTGCTTCTTCAGGCCCTTATTATGATTTAAAGAAGATTCTTGAAAAGAGAGTAGAAGTGGGATATAATACAGAGTTTGAAAACAAGGAATTACAAAAAAGGATATGTCCATCTCTTACTTTAGAAGGGGCAAAATCAGTCATAGTTTGTTTGTTCCCGTACTATGTCGGGAATAGGGAAGATGCAAATATATCAAAATATACTTATGGGTTGGATTATCATAAAATTGTAGAGGGAAAATTAAAGCAGATTGGAATTTTTCTAGACAATATTATAGAGAATTTTGAATACAAAGCTTATGTGGATTCAGGGCCCTTGGTTGATAGGTATTTAGCCTATAAGGCAGGTCTTGGTTTTTATGGGGTTAATTCACATTTAATTACAGACAAATATGGCTCCTATGTATTTATAGGATATATTATAAACAATTACCCTTTTAAACCTGATGAACCTATGGAAAAGACCTGCATACAATGCAGAAGGTGCATTAAGGCCTGTCCTGGTTCAGCCATTCCTGGAGATTTTACGATAAACCCTTTTAAATGTAGATCATATATTTCCCAAAAAAAGGTGGAGCTATCAGAACGGGATAAAGAAATCCTAAAAAAAGACAAACTACTATTTGGTTGTGATATTTGCCAAGATGTTTGTCCCCATAATAAAAGTATCAGCATGACTAATATGGATGAGTTTAAAGATAATTTATTAACATTCCTTAGCTATGACGAGATATCAAACATATCAAATAAAGAATTCATGAGAAGATATAAAGACAGAGCCTTTAGCTGGAGAGGAAAGAAAACAATCCTTAGAAACTTTGAAATTATAGATAGAAACCCCCATTAA
- a CDS encoding ATP-dependent Clp protease ATP-binding subunit → MIKCSICKKNIAVVFIPNMINGKQEMTGLCMPCAKKQGIGPLNQIIQQTGLSGEDLENLNEQMGSIFENIDIGELNLGDMEDTQNPFLGFLNNAFSGLRNPKEEVQPSDSPKANSSAKDNSNTDATAEKKVKEKKRKKRKYLDSYGTNLTEKAENNAVDRIIGRHREIDRVIQILNRRAKNNPILIGEPGVGKTAIAEGLAVRIKEKQVPLKLYDTEIYLLDLTSIIAGTQFRGQFEGRMQAIIKEAKESGNIILVIDEIHNIIGAGNAEGGAMNAANILKPALAKGEVQVIGATTIEEYRKYIEKDTALERRFQPVLVEEPTVEETIEIIKGIKDYYEKYHNISISDEVIETAAKLSKRYITDRFLPDKAIDIIDEAGSRANLKNQGLVELEALKKELNSIQIKKEDAASRDDYEKAADYKVEECKLQNRISEIEKESNEVSITVEDIAFIIEAWTKIPVQKITQMEAKKLLNLEDRLHKRLIGQNEAVINLSRTIRRNRSGFLKLQRPSSFIFVGPTGVGKTELVKTLAIELFGSKEALIRIDMSEYMEKHTVSKLIGSPPGYIGYDEGGQLTEKIRRQPYSIILLDEIEKAHPDVFNMLLQILEDGRLTDSQGRTVHFENAILIMTSNAGTSLKGHGIGFEKNNYSALEEKTHDALKEMFRPEFLNRIDEIVIFTELSKKELKQIIDLMLKEIITEARQKGITIKIDDEVKDYILKKGYNPKYGARPLRRTIQRLIEDELAELYLRETITGNSSVYIKMSENKVIFETPIN, encoded by the coding sequence ATGATAAAATGTTCTATATGCAAGAAAAATATTGCTGTAGTTTTTATACCTAATATGATAAATGGTAAGCAGGAAATGACAGGTCTTTGTATGCCTTGTGCAAAAAAACAAGGTATTGGTCCCTTAAATCAGATTATACAACAAACTGGATTATCAGGAGAAGATTTAGAAAATCTTAATGAACAAATGGGGAGTATATTTGAAAACATAGATATAGGTGAATTAAATCTTGGTGATATGGAAGATACTCAAAACCCTTTTTTAGGTTTCCTTAATAATGCTTTTTCCGGATTAAGAAATCCCAAAGAAGAAGTACAACCATCAGATTCTCCTAAAGCGAATTCCTCAGCCAAAGATAATTCTAATACTGATGCAACTGCAGAAAAGAAGGTTAAAGAAAAAAAGAGAAAGAAAAGAAAATATTTAGATTCCTATGGTACTAACTTGACTGAAAAAGCAGAAAACAATGCTGTAGATAGAATCATAGGACGTCATAGAGAAATAGATAGGGTAATTCAAATCCTTAATCGGCGAGCCAAGAACAATCCTATCCTTATAGGGGAACCCGGGGTGGGTAAAACTGCTATTGCTGAGGGGCTGGCTGTGCGAATTAAGGAAAAACAAGTTCCACTAAAGCTATATGATACGGAGATATATCTTCTTGATTTAACCTCGATAATTGCCGGAACCCAATTCAGGGGGCAATTTGAGGGAAGAATGCAAGCTATTATTAAAGAGGCAAAGGAATCAGGAAATATTATTTTAGTTATTGATGAAATCCATAACATTATAGGGGCTGGTAACGCTGAAGGTGGGGCTATGAATGCTGCTAATATACTAAAACCTGCCCTTGCCAAGGGTGAAGTCCAGGTTATCGGCGCTACTACAATTGAAGAATATAGAAAATATATCGAAAAAGACACGGCCCTTGAAAGGCGTTTTCAACCGGTTTTAGTGGAAGAACCTACTGTAGAAGAAACCATAGAGATTATTAAGGGAATAAAAGATTACTATGAGAAGTATCACAATATATCTATATCTGATGAAGTAATTGAAACAGCTGCTAAACTGTCAAAGAGATATATCACTGATAGATTTCTCCCTGATAAAGCAATCGATATCATCGATGAAGCTGGTTCAAGAGCTAATCTTAAAAATCAGGGCTTGGTAGAGCTTGAGGCTTTAAAGAAAGAATTAAATTCTATCCAAATTAAAAAGGAAGATGCTGCATCAAGAGATGATTATGAAAAGGCCGCGGATTATAAAGTAGAAGAATGTAAACTTCAAAATAGGATATCAGAAATTGAAAAGGAAAGTAATGAGGTTTCCATCACAGTAGAAGACATAGCCTTTATCATAGAAGCTTGGACAAAAATTCCCGTACAAAAAATAACCCAAATGGAAGCAAAGAAACTTCTAAACTTAGAAGATAGACTCCACAAACGACTTATTGGCCAAAATGAAGCTGTTATAAACCTATCAAGGACAATACGTAGAAATCGTTCAGGGTTTTTAAAGCTCCAAAGACCTTCCTCTTTTATCTTTGTGGGGCCCACGGGTGTCGGAAAAACTGAATTGGTTAAAACCCTAGCAATAGAATTATTCGGAAGCAAAGAGGCCTTGATCAGAATTGATATGTCAGAGTATATGGAAAAACATACGGTATCTAAGCTTATTGGTTCTCCACCAGGATACATTGGATATGATGAAGGGGGACAATTAACTGAAAAAATAAGAAGACAGCCCTATTCCATAATACTCCTAGATGAAATTGAAAAAGCCCATCCCGATGTGTTTAATATGCTTCTTCAGATACTGGAGGATGGAAGGCTTACAGATAGCCAAGGACGTACTGTTCATTTTGAAAATGCGATTCTTATTATGACTTCTAATGCAGGTACCAGCTTAAAAGGGCACGGTATAGGTTTTGAGAAAAATAATTACTCGGCATTAGAGGAAAAAACTCATGATGCACTAAAAGAAATGTTTCGTCCTGAATTTTTAAATCGGATTGATGAGATTGTAATATTTACAGAATTAAGTAAAAAAGAGCTAAAACAAATTATTGACCTAATGTTAAAAGAAATTATAACTGAAGCAAGGCAAAAGGGTATAACAATTAAAATAGATGATGAAGTTAAGGATTATATTCTTAAAAAAGGTTATAATCCTAAGTATGGTGCAAGACCCCTTAGAAGAACGATTCAAAGGCTTATAGAAGATGAACTTGCCGAACTATATCTTAGAGAGACTATTACTGGAAACAGTTCAGTTTATATAAAAATGTCTGAGAATAAAGTGATATTTGAAACCCCCATAAATTAA
- a CDS encoding undecaprenyl diphosphate synthase family protein: MANIEFKRIPKHIGIIPDGNRRWALSHNKEKHEGYIYGIGPGFELYNLCLEYGVREITFYGFTQDNTKRPAIQTESFQKACVDAVIKLANKDANLLVIGNATSPLFPKELLPFANKRILFGKGLININFLVNYGWQWDLSNNASNTIPRMDLIIRWGGRRRLSGFLPIQSVYADFYVIDDFWPDFNKNHLIKALSWYQGQDITLGG; the protein is encoded by the coding sequence ATGGCAAATATCGAGTTTAAAAGAATTCCTAAACATATAGGGATTATTCCTGATGGAAACCGCAGATGGGCATTATCACATAATAAAGAAAAACATGAAGGTTATATCTATGGCATTGGACCCGGTTTCGAGCTTTACAATCTGTGTTTAGAGTATGGAGTCAGAGAAATAACATTTTATGGTTTTACCCAAGATAATACAAAACGCCCTGCTATTCAAACTGAATCTTTTCAAAAAGCCTGTGTTGATGCAGTAATAAAACTAGCTAATAAAGATGCTAATTTACTTGTTATTGGCAATGCAACCTCTCCCCTTTTCCCAAAGGAACTCCTTCCATTTGCTAATAAACGTATTCTATTTGGCAAAGGTCTTATAAATATTAATTTCCTAGTAAATTACGGATGGCAATGGGATTTATCCAATAATGCTTCTAATACCATTCCTCGAATGGATTTAATCATTCGTTGGGGTGGAAGACGCAGACTTAGTGGATTTTTACCTATTCAATCCGTTTACGCCGACTTTTACGTTATCGATGATTTTTGGCCTGATTTTAATAAGAATCATTTAATTAAAGCATTATCCTGGTATCAGGGTCAAGACATAACCCTAGGTGGATAA